GCGGCCACCGAGACGTAGTGACCGGAAAACGTCAGACGAATTGCGTAGAACGAGCCCTTGTACTCCATCCGCACCATTTCGTTGTCGCCGTTCGTAACCGTCCATTGCAGGAGCGTTCTTCCCTGGGCACGGTCGCTGGCGGGAACGTTGACCACCATGTCGGTCTGGCGATTTTTCAGTCGTGGCTTGGAACCATTCCACTGAGCGGAACGCCAGTGCAGCAAGTGGTTGGTGGGATCGTCCTTCAATTGCCCAAGTTCACTGCCGCGATGGCGTCCCTCGTTTTTCACACCAAGGACAAGCCCGCTGTTCTCGTTGATCAGGCGGAACCAGCAATCGGGAAATCGCTGGATGACGTCGCCAATCACCGCACTTTCCGTCGCCATGAATTCGGTGAGTTCGGCGTGAAGTTTGTCAAGCCGAGCCTGGTCGCCAGCGGCCTTCGCTTCTTTGAGGAGCGACACGAAAGTCTGCTCCACCGAGGCCCGTGCGGCGATGATCTCTGCCAGGTCTTGCGCTGGAACATATTCCGGAACGATGCTTCGTGTCAGGTAAGCTTCGCGCGCGGCGATGACTTCATTGGTGAGTTTCTCGACCCCCGACGCAGCCTCTTCCTGCTTGGCGAAAAAACTCAGGATGGCTTTGGAAAACTCGTCTCGCTCACGAGCGTAATTTGCATGCGCCTGCTCGAGACTCACACTTTCGACAACCGGTGGCGTGAGTGGAGCGGGTGGATCGACGGTCGCTGGAGGCACGAGCGCGACGGGTTCGAGTTGTTTCACATCGGGATCGGGAACCTTGGCCACTTCCGCTGGCTTGGCCGGTGGTGGTTCGGTGATTTTCTTGGCAATCGGTGGGACGAATTTGGGGACTGGACGCGTGACTGCGATTTTGTCGGGCTTGGTTTTAGTCGGTTGAACCTTGGCCGTTTGCTTGGGGACCGCGGGGCCGCCCGAATTAATCAGGACGATCACGCCGGCGCAAACGGCAACGGCGCCGAATGCGATCAACGTCATGACGGCCGGTGAAGCATTTTCGCGCTTCGCGGGCTTCGAGAACTTGCTCTTGCTGAACGAAGGTTGCGGCTCGCGTATCGGAGCAGTTGGTGCCACGACCGGCTTCACGGAAGCGAGCACCGGCCGGATGGGCTGCGGCGCGAGAGATGGTTGCGGCAGCAGCGGTGGGGGAGGTGGCAACGGCAGGCTGACGGGCCGAGGCGCAACCGCGGCACCGACAGGCGTGATTGGCACCGTTGGCAGTGGTAAAGCTGTGGTCGCTACAGTCGGTGTTGCTGGTTGGAGCGTGGCTTTGAGTGCATCGTCGTACTTGGCCTTCGACGCCGGATTGAGCAAGCAGATCATCGCTTGCG
Above is a window of Anatilimnocola aggregata DNA encoding:
- a CDS encoding RICIN domain-containing protein codes for the protein MKSFDPYHAWLGIPPKDQPPNHYRLLGLELFEADGKVIENAADRQRTFVKQYQSGPQGPISQKLMNELSQAMICLLNPASKAKYDDALKATLQPATPTVATTALPLPTVPITPVGAAVAPRPVSLPLPPPPPLLPQPSLAPQPIRPVLASVKPVVAPTAPIREPQPSFSKSKFSKPAKRENASPAVMTLIAFGAVAVCAGVIVLINSGGPAVPKQTAKVQPTKTKPDKIAVTRPVPKFVPPIAKKITEPPPAKPAEVAKVPDPDVKQLEPVALVPPATVDPPAPLTPPVVESVSLEQAHANYARERDEFSKAILSFFAKQEEAASGVEKLTNEVIAAREAYLTRSIVPEYVPAQDLAEIIAARASVEQTFVSLLKEAKAAGDQARLDKLHAELTEFMATESAVIGDVIQRFPDCWFRLINENSGLVLGVKNEGRHRGSELGQLKDDPTNHLLHWRSAQWNGSKPRLKNRQTDMVVNVPASDRAQGRTLLQWTVTNGDNEMVRMEYKGSFYAIRLTFSGHYVSVAAARVDDSARIIQWKWHDGKEQHWKLVRVLPELDSL